The Anabrus simplex isolate iqAnaSimp1 chromosome 1, ASM4041472v1, whole genome shotgun sequence genome window below encodes:
- the LOC136863679 gene encoding uncharacterized protein translates to MEEEDRTTEWALLFPLKAGLFAVKSSLAVGAGEAKELTVKEGMSIPEEMCGGGRLRMRRRSSMSDLDKLTSSGALLPDVVRHTHGYDSVPHSPALSRRSQARSVQGSIGDLMNLKRFGGSAGSVRSETLIARTVPLSTVTSRTGSPRLSPERDAEVEEALCYVHTRLSLLGASQPSPNVIVDDQTDANVKLTSSQRTERLSRLIRQQRNSVMRNSAVHECDRFNIGEKSRYTFL, encoded by the coding sequence ATGGAGGAAGAAGACAGAACAACGGAATGGGCCCTATTGTTCCCCCTTAAAGCCGGGCTGTTTGCTGTGAAATCATCCCTGGCTGTTGGAGCCGGGGAAGCCAAGGAACTGACTGTTAAAGAAGGGATGAGTATCCCTGAGGAGATGTGTGGGGGTGGAAGGTTGAGGATGAGAAGACGCTCCAGTATGTCAGATCTGGACAAGCTGACATCTTCAGGGGCTTTACTGCCGGATGTGGTCCGTCATACACATGGATACGACTCTGTACCCCACAGTCCGGCGTTATCACGGAGAAGTCAAGCAAGGAGTGTTCAGGGAAGTATTGGAGACCTCATGAATCTCAAACGTTTTGGTGGGAGCGCCGGAAGTGTCCGTAGCGAGACGCTGATTGCCCGCACAGTACCGCTGTCCACAGTGACTTCCCGCACCGGATCTCCGCGACTCAGCCCTGAACGCGACGCTGAGGTTGAAGAGGCTCTGTGTTACGTTCACACGCGTCTCAGTCTTCTAGGGGCGTCACAACCGTCCCCAAATGTTATTGTGGATGACCAGACGGACGCCAACGTCAAATTAACCAGCTCCCAACGCACTGAACGTCTGTCCAGACTGATACGACAACAGCGGAACTCCGTAATGCGAAATTCAGCG